In Electrophorus electricus isolate fEleEle1 chromosome 6, fEleEle1.pri, whole genome shotgun sequence, a single genomic region encodes these proteins:
- the rgs3a gene encoding regulator of G-protein signaling 3a isoform X9: MAKDMKNRLAFLRRRNDSPGSTPAGKLDKTMKSVKPTPEEALKWGESLDKLLSHKYGLAAFRAFLRTEFSEENLEFWLACEDYKKVKSQSKMASKAKKIFAEYIAIQSCKEVNLDSYTREHTKENLQNVTRSCFDLAQRRIYGLMEKDSYPRFLRSELYVDLVNQKKGSATSTASSS, translated from the exons AT GGCCAAAGACATGAAGAACCGGTTGGCTTTCCTGAGGAGGAGAAATGACTCTCCTGGAAGCACTCCGGCTGGCAAGCTGGACAAGACCATGAAGTCTGTCAA GCCCACTCCTGAGGAGGCTCTGAAGTGGGGAGAATCCCTCGACAAGCTGCTCAGCCACAAAT ATGGTCTGGCAGCGTTCAGAGCTTTCCTGCGCACAGAGTTCAGTGAGGAGAATCTGGAATTCTGGTTGGCGTGTGAGGATTACAAGAAAGTCAAATCGCAGTCCAAGATGGCATCAAAAGCTAAGAAAATCTTTGCAGAGTACATCGCCATCCAGTCTTGTAAAGAG GTGAACCTCGACTCGTACACCAGGGAGCACACCAAGGAGAACCTGCAGAATGTCACGCGCTCCTGCTTCGACCTGGCCCAGCGGCGGATATACGGCCTGATGGAGAAGGACTCGTACCCCCGCTTCCTGCGCTCGGAACTCTACGTGGACTTGGTGAACCAGAAGAAGGGCAGCGCCACGTCTACGGCATCCTCGTCGTAA
- the rgs3a gene encoding regulator of G-protein signaling 3a isoform X8: protein MFHTMVDFSEKYLERAKDMKNRLAFLRRRNDSPGSTPAGKLDKTMKSVKPTPEEALKWGESLDKLLSHKYGLAAFRAFLRTEFSEENLEFWLACEDYKKVKSQSKMASKAKKIFAEYIAIQSCKEVNLDSYTREHTKENLQNVTRSCFDLAQRRIYGLMEKDSYPRFLRSELYVDLVNQKKGSATSTASSS, encoded by the exons GGCCAAAGACATGAAGAACCGGTTGGCTTTCCTGAGGAGGAGAAATGACTCTCCTGGAAGCACTCCGGCTGGCAAGCTGGACAAGACCATGAAGTCTGTCAA GCCCACTCCTGAGGAGGCTCTGAAGTGGGGAGAATCCCTCGACAAGCTGCTCAGCCACAAAT ATGGTCTGGCAGCGTTCAGAGCTTTCCTGCGCACAGAGTTCAGTGAGGAGAATCTGGAATTCTGGTTGGCGTGTGAGGATTACAAGAAAGTCAAATCGCAGTCCAAGATGGCATCAAAAGCTAAGAAAATCTTTGCAGAGTACATCGCCATCCAGTCTTGTAAAGAG GTGAACCTCGACTCGTACACCAGGGAGCACACCAAGGAGAACCTGCAGAATGTCACGCGCTCCTGCTTCGACCTGGCCCAGCGGCGGATATACGGCCTGATGGAGAAGGACTCGTACCCCCGCTTCCTGCGCTCGGAACTCTACGTGGACTTGGTGAACCAGAAGAAGGGCAGCGCCACGTCTACGGCATCCTCGTCGTAA
- the rgs3a gene encoding regulator of G-protein signaling 3a isoform X10 has translation MKNRLAFLRRRNDSPGSTPAGKLDKTMKSVKPTPEEALKWGESLDKLLSHKYGLAAFRAFLRTEFSEENLEFWLACEDYKKVKSQSKMASKAKKIFAEYIAIQSCKEVNLDSYTREHTKENLQNVTRSCFDLAQRRIYGLMEKDSYPRFLRSELYVDLVNQKKGSATSTASSS, from the exons ATGAAGAACCGGTTGGCTTTCCTGAGGAGGAGAAATGACTCTCCTGGAAGCACTCCGGCTGGCAAGCTGGACAAGACCATGAAGTCTGTCAA GCCCACTCCTGAGGAGGCTCTGAAGTGGGGAGAATCCCTCGACAAGCTGCTCAGCCACAAAT ATGGTCTGGCAGCGTTCAGAGCTTTCCTGCGCACAGAGTTCAGTGAGGAGAATCTGGAATTCTGGTTGGCGTGTGAGGATTACAAGAAAGTCAAATCGCAGTCCAAGATGGCATCAAAAGCTAAGAAAATCTTTGCAGAGTACATCGCCATCCAGTCTTGTAAAGAG GTGAACCTCGACTCGTACACCAGGGAGCACACCAAGGAGAACCTGCAGAATGTCACGCGCTCCTGCTTCGACCTGGCCCAGCGGCGGATATACGGCCTGATGGAGAAGGACTCGTACCCCCGCTTCCTGCGCTCGGAACTCTACGTGGACTTGGTGAACCAGAAGAAGGGCAGCGCCACGTCTACGGCATCCTCGTCGTAA